One region of Salvia miltiorrhiza cultivar Shanhuang (shh) chromosome 3, IMPLAD_Smil_shh, whole genome shotgun sequence genomic DNA includes:
- the LOC131018268 gene encoding uncharacterized protein LOC131018268 produces MATAEEVRALREQLQAVLDAQKNAAEQKQPPIDEAFTPLYQYQEPPRVNANNFELRTGLITMVQQNQYGGSAIEDPNVHLRQFLELCSTIKMNGVADDIIRLRLFPFSLRDKAKSWYHTLQLGANPAWEELAHLFLRKFHPPGLTLKLKMDIVQFQQFEGESLAETWERYQEKLRKCPSHGFDEGTLVVMFYNACGERTRMFMDTAAGGSILKKGSADAMEIIESMAATSYQWPSERVQLKKVAAASSSDPLVMISTQLAELSSQISAMSMRNPEPAVEDPTGIEDAHFIHGRNFGNFQRGQQSGYNRGQQYQQGGRSHPNLSYGNPNNAIQPPPGFSVTNGVINEEKKPNLEELLMKFVAKSDERMEKLESNAAAVGTQMKMFETQLGQLANAFTNLHQ; encoded by the coding sequence ATGGCTACTGCGGAAGAAGTCCGTGCTTTGAGAGAGCAGTTGCAGGCGgtgttggatgctcagaaaaatgCTGCTGAGCAGAAACAGCCGCCTATTGATGAGGCATTTACTCCACTGTACCAGTACCAAGAGCCGCCCAGAGTCAATGCAAATAATTTCGAGCTAAGGACTGGGCTGATTACCATGGTACAACAGAACCAATATGGAGGTAGTGCCATAGAGGATCCGAATGTGCATCTGAGACAGTTTCTGGAGTTATGCAGCACTATAAAGATGAATGGCGTAGCAGATGACATTATTCGCCTTCGTCtatttcccttttcactgcgggacAAGGCCAAGTCATGGTACCATACTCTGCAATTGGGTGCCAATCCAGCATGGGAAGAGTTGGCACACCTGTTTCTGCGAAAGTTTCACCCTCCTGGTCTCACTTTGAagctgaagatggacatcgttcAGTTTCAGCAATTTGAAGGTGAATCATTAGCAGAAACATGGGAACGATATCAAGAGAAattgaggaagtgcccgtcccatggctttgatgaAGGGACTCTAGtcgtcatgttctacaatgcttgcgGAGAGCGCACGAGGATGTTCATGGACACAGCAGCTGGAGGCTCCATACTCAAGAAGGGAAGCGCGGACGCGATGGAGATCATAGAAAGTATGGCAGCTACCAGCTACCAATGGCCGTCCGAGAGGGTGCAgctgaagaaagttgctgcagCATCTAGCTCAGATCCCCTGGTGATGATCtcgactcagctggcagagctgagtTCACAAATTTCAGCAATGTCTATGAGAAATCCTGAACCAGCTGTGGAGGATCCGACAGGCATAGAAGACGCCCACTTCATTCATGGGAGGAACTTCGGGAATTTCCAGCGTGGACAGCAGAGTGGCTACAATAGAGGACAACAATATCAGCAAGGAGGCCGCTCACACCCGAATTTGTCATAtgggaatcccaacaatgcaattcaacctccaccaggcttctcggtTACCAACGGAGTGATAAACGAAGAGAAGAAGCCAAATCTTGAGGAGTTGCTAATGAAGTTCGTGGCCAAGTCcgacgagaggatggaaaagtTGGAGTCCAATGCTGCAGCTGTGGGAACCcagatgaagatgttcgagacccaattgggtcaactGGCCAATGCGTTTACAAATCTACACCAATAG
- the LOC131017403 gene encoding probable disease resistance protein At1g58602, with protein MSEALLLSVIQKLDINYREHKATNEQMERVITEMIEILDMVRDKKLEDGRSLNFFVSDLVDVADDGLELCKRHELHHFHYDSIHSWIGEIKERMLKLGDNGAEMESNMRSSKNVDDEDVVGLEEDVEMLLRTRIIGGTGYRKTVLIKGMCGTGKTTLAREIYNHPTVIERFKRRAWVSNSPDFTLKELLIKLIQQVVPQNLHTSSLLKNMDNRRLRDMLCQHLQGTRYFIVLDDLPKQTHLVSFLKALPRGWNGSRLLLTSHTTHINIRVGEEDVHQMKPLDSKKSWLLFLKTINHGNKLTGEHKFPKSLEHMGKEMLRKCDGLPLAIKEVGKQLAERKLSGSNEWEQLLESVDFGSTLKLLESFYHKLDPKLELCFMSMCFFKKSTTLRAEKLTQIWVAGVVDYVHQCCSYLYGLINESVIEVKNKGTKYQMNALLHMLSIQKAEKELGFEILRNNGNNQPSQSPRHHRVIICSRDKFNYSTNQDKHLVSLFFHGGGYFDTSPSYWKSFELLKILDLEDFGLKNLPESIGTLMELRYLGLRNNHIQELPNSLGCLKNLEVLDIALNFMVDVPDIIWEMRSLRHLYLSDVICRKPLKIDALLFLETLTYVSIDNWTYGLLGLKMLTFLKKLGIEGLDGNSDVSKLFVSLADLEYLDYLMLRGYRFRSMPCLDELAILQRLRTLKLDGLLAKLPNDLPPYIEHLKLVNSCLDEDPMPMLEKLPWLKHLKLRNAFTGQQMVSLRYGFPRLKVLCMEELWNLRNVQVGEGAMCMLQKLEIHNCPYLDTLPKAIVSIYYLKELKMMTTKNIAAKIRNSDLISKRIIANINP; from the exons ATGTCGGAGGCCCTCCTCTTATCAGTGATACAGAAGCTGGACATTAATTATCGAGAGCACAAGGCAACAAATGAGCAAATGGAAAGGGTAATTACGGAGATGATAGAGATTCTAGATATGGTGAGGGATAAGAAATTAGAAGACGGGAGAAGCCTAAATTTTTTTGTAAGTGACCTCGTCGACGTGGCTGACGATGGCCTCGAACTTTGCAAACGACACGAACTCCATCATTTCCACTATGATTCCATCCATAGTTGGATTGGAGAGATCAAAGAGCGCATGCTTAAACTGGGAGATAACGGGGCAGAGATGGAGTCCAACATGAGATCATCAAAAAatgttgatgatgaagatgtgGTGGGATTGGAGGAAGACGTGGAAATGTTGCTTCGCACAAGGATTATTGGTGGGACAGGATACCGGAAGACTGTTCTTATCAAAGGGATGTGTGGTACTGGAAAGACAACTCTTGCCAGAGAGATATACAACCATCCAACCGTCATTGAGCGATTCAAGCGTCGTGCTTGGGTATCTAATTCTCCTGACTTCACTCTTAAAGAGCTACTTATCAAACTAATACAACAGGTAGTTCCTCAGAATCTCCATACATCTTCGCTATTGAAGAATATGGACAACCGAAGGCTCCGAGATATGCTTTGCCAACACCTGCAAGGAACGCGATATTTTATAGTTCTCGACGATTTGCCCAAACAAACGCACTTGGTGTCTTTCTTGAAAGCTCTTCCACGAGGAT GGAATGGAAGTAGATTGCTGCTCACAAGTCACACCACCCATATCAACATACGTGTAGGCGAAGAAGATGTTCATCAGATGAAACCTTTGGATTCTAAAAAGAGCTGGCTATTGTTTTTGAAAACAATAAACCATGGCAATAAGTTGACGGGTGAGCACAAATTCCCAAAGTCCTTGGAGCATATGGGAAAAGAAATGTTGAGAAAATGTGACGGTCTGCCATTAGCTATAAAAGAGGTGGGAAAGCAGTTAGCGGAAAGGAAATTATCAGGGAGTAATGAATGGGAACAACTTCTTGAATCAGTTGATTTTGGTTCAACATTGAAGTTATTGGAATCGTTTTATCATAAATTGGATCCCAAACTGGAGCTATGTTTCATGTCTATGTGCTTCTTTAAGAAAAGTACAACTTTGAGGGCAGAAAAGTTGACACAGATTTGGGTTGCAGGAGTAGTGGATTATGTACATCAATGTTGCTCATATTTATATGGTTTAATTAATGAATCAGTTATTGAAGTCAAGAACAAGGGCACCAAGTATCAAATGAATGCTTTGCTACACATGCTATCCATCCAAAAAGCAGAGAAGGAATTAGGTTTTGAGATCCTTAGGAACAATGGAAATAATCAACCCTCTCAGAGTCCTCGTCATCATCGTGTTATCATTTGTAGCAGAGACAAGTTCAACTACTCCACGAATCAAGATAAACATCttgtttctctcttcttccatggaGGTGGCTACTTCGACACTAGTCCATCTTATTGGAAGAGTTTTGAACTACTTAAGATACTTGACTTGGAAGATTTTGGGCTGAAGAATTTACCGGAAAGTATTGGCACATTGATGGAATTAAGATACTTGGGATTGAGAAACAATCACATACAAGAGCTGCCAAACTCGTTGGGGTGCTTGAAAAACCTCGAGGTTCTTGATATAGCTCTAAACTTTATGGTGGATGTGCCAGATATTATATGGGAAATGCGTAGCCTTCGCCACCTCTACTTGTCTGATGTTATTTGCCGAAAGCCTCTGAAGATAGACGCGCTACTGTTTCTAGAGACCTTAACCTACGTCTCAATTGATAATTGGACGTATGGGCTATTGGGCTTAAAAATGTTAACTTTTCTTAAGAAATTGGGCATAGAAGGATTGGATGGAAACTCAGATGTAAGCAAGCTCTTTGTGTCATTGGCTGACTTGGAGTATCTTGATTATCTAATGTTAAGAGGGTATCGTTTCAGAAGCATGCCTTGTTTGGATGAGCTTGCTATTCTACAAAGACTCCGTACGCTCAAATTGGATGGACTCCTTGCCAAGTTACCAAATGATCTCCCTCCATATATTGAGCACTTGAAGTTGGTTAATAGCTGTCTTGATGAAGACCCCATGCCAATGCTAGAGAAGCTACCCTGGCTAAAACACCTCAAATTGCGGAATGCATTCACTGGTCAACAAATGGTGAGCTTGCGCTACGGCTTCCCTCGTCTCAAAGTCTTGTGCATGGAAGAGTTGTGGAATCTGAGAAATGTACAAGTTGGAGAAGGTGCAATGTGTATGCTCCAGAAATTAGAAATCCACAATTGTCCATATCTGGATACCCTCCCAAAAGCGATTGTGTCGATTTATTATCTGAAGGAGTTAAAGATGATGACAACCAAAAACATTGCAGCAAAGATCAGGAATTCAGACTTAATCTCCAAAAGAATTATCGCGAATATCAATCCATGA
- the LOC131018269 gene encoding protein WHAT'S THIS FACTOR 1, chloroplastic-like: protein MIRRYPTIFKLFSIPNPPTPYVPSSTLPALSLSFASLTPPAVALAKKESALKKSIPACQLLLPRLCNDHLDKFKVVEASYGRALELVSWDNSLAKALPWHDEDESLELIVDRPLKFKHLRLRKELNIKKWHHDYLIKFKEFLDVCPYISNLKELVKELIRAGKTACGVVREVLGMTME from the exons ATGATCCGCCGCTATCCCACTATCTTCAAGCTCTTCTCTATCCCCAATCCTCCTACTCCGTACGTTCCAAGTTCCACGCTGCCAGCCCTCTCTCTCAGCTTTGCGTCCCTCACCCCTCCTGCTGTAGCCCTTGCTAAAAAGGAGTCTGCTCTTAAGAAATCTAT CCCTGCCTGTCAACTTCTGCTCCCCCGCCTCTGCAATGACCATCTGGATAAGTTTAAAGTTGTGGAAGCTTCTTATGGGCGCGCTCTTGAGCTTGTTTCGTGGGACAACAGTTTGGCCAAAGCTTTGCCATGGCATGATGAGGACGAGTCTCTGGAGCTGATAGTTGACAGGCCGTTGAAATTCAAACATCTAAGACTGAGGAAAGAGCTGAATATTAAGAAGTGGCATCATGATTATCTGATAAAGTTTAAGGAATTTTTGGATGTGTGCCCGTACATTAGTAATCTGAAAGAATTGGTGAAAGAATTGATAAGGGCGGGGAAGACAGCTTGTGGTGTGGTGAGGGAGGTGTTAGGGATGACTATGGAGTAG
- the LOC131018270 gene encoding probable disease resistance protein RF9, producing MPSYLRKLGIEGLDGNADISKLFMELVKLRFINHLILRGFRFRSMPCLDGLHNLQIRILKLDGLLASLPNFPSDIESLTLVNNSLDEDPMPLLGELGSLTHLKLRNAFTGREMVILHDGFPDLKVLCIEEMWNLKNVQIEKGGMSSLEKLEIKNCPSLESLPEEIGSMTLLKELKMVTIKSIATKIRNSDLISKIWKVNINP from the coding sequence ATGCCGTCTTATCTTAGGAAATTGGGGATAGAAGGATTGGATGGAAACGCAGATATAAGCAAGCTCTTTATGGAATTggttaaattgaggtttattaatCATCTGATCTTAAGAGGGTTTCGTTTCAGAAGTATGCCTTGTTTGGATGGGCTTCATAATCTACAAATCCGTATACTCAAATTGGATGGACTCCTTGCCAGCTTACCAAATTTCCCTTCAGATATTGAATCATTGACGTTGGTTAACAACAGTCTTGATGAAGACCCCATGCCATTACTAGGGGAGCTAGGCAGTCTAACCCACCTCAAATTGCGGAATGCATTTACCGGTCGAGAAATGGTGATCTTGCATGACGGCTTTCCTGATCTCAAAGTCTTGTGCATCGAAGAGATGTGGAATCTGAAAAACGTGCAAATTGAAAAAGGTGGAATGAGTTCGCTTGAGAAACTAGAAATCAAGAATTGTCCAAGTCTGGAGAGCCTCCCTGAAGAGATTGGGTCTATGACTCTTCTCAAGGAGTTAAAGATGGTGACAATCAAAAGCATTGCAACCAAGATCAGAAATTCAGATTTAATCTCCAAGATATGGAAGGTGAATATCAACCCTTGA
- the LOC131017404 gene encoding disease resistance RPP8-like protein 3 isoform X1: MLEALLLSVIEKLEINHQRGMINEEVVIKDMKEILDIVKDKKLEEGRRLNFLVSDLVDVAGDALDLFKQRKIYFYYFESVLSWIGEIKQYLLKLGDDGAETETESNMRSSDNVDDKYVVGLDEDVEMLLRTRIIGREGYNSWTTLIKGMAGIGKTTLAREIYNHPTVIEHFERRAWVSNSTYFTMKELLIKLIQQVEDPQNLHTSSSLENMDNRSLRDMLSQHLQGTRYFIVLDDMPRQVHLKSFLEALSQESVNGSRLLFTSHMKHTNLTLEVEDVHEMKPLDSKESWQLFLKTINHGNKLTGEHKFPMYLEQRGKQMLTKCGGLPLGIKEVGKQLAEKKVSEGSEWEQLLESVDFTSTLKLLEPFYHKLDPELESCFLCMAFFKENATLRKEKLMQIWVAGGAGSQPDCRHSLDGLINESVISVKDKSTEYSLNPLLHMISIQKAEEKLGFEILRNNGNNRPFESPRHHRVIICSRDKFNYSTDHDKRLVSLFFHGGGYFDTSPSYWNSFKKLKILDLEDFGLKSLPESIGTLVKLIYLGLRNNYIKELPQSLGCLKKLEVLDIAQNFMVEVPDIIWELRSLRHLYISDLILI, from the exons ATGTTAGAGGCCCTCCTCTTATCGGTGATAGAGAAGCTGGAAATCAATCATCAAAGGGGCATGATAAATGAGGAAGTCGTAATCAAAGATATGAAAGAGATTTTGGATATTGTGAAGGATAAGAAATTGGAAGAGGGGAGAAGGCTAAATTTTTTGGTATCTGACCTAGTCGACGTGGCCGGCGATGCCCTCGACCTTTTCAAGCAACGCAAAATCTATTTTTACTACTTTGAGTCCGTCCTTAGTTGGATCGGAGAGATCAAACAGTACTTGCTTAAACTGGGAGATGATGGAGCGGAGACGGAGACGGAGTCGAACATGAGATCGTCAGATAATGTTGATGACAAATATGTGGTGGGCTTGGATGAAGATGTGGAAATGCTGCTTCGCACAAGGATTATTGGTAGGGAAGGATACAACAGTTGGACTACTCTTATCAAAGGGATGGCTGGTATTGGAAAGACAACTCTTGCGAGAGAGATATACAACCATCCAACCGTCATTGAGCATTTCGAGCGTCGTGCTTGGGTATCTAATTCTACTTACTTCACTATGAAAGAGCTACTTATCAAACTAATACAACAGGTAGAAGATCCTCAGAATCTCCATACATCTTCCTCATTGGAGAATATGGACAATCGAAGCCTCCGAGATATGCTTTCTCAACACCTGCAAGGAACGCGATATTTTATAGTTCTCGATGACATGCCCAGACAAGTGCACTTGAAGTCTTTCTTGGAAGCTCTTTCACAAGAAT CAGTCAATGGAAGTAGATTGCTGTTCACAAGTCACATGAAGCATACGAACTTAACTCTAGAAGTCGAAGATGTTCATGAGATGAAACCTTTGGATTCTAAAGAGAGCTGGCAATTGTTTTTGAAAACAATCAACCATGGCAATAAATTGACGGGTGAACACAAATTCCCAATGTACTTGGAGCAAAGAGGAAAACAAATGTTGACGAAATGCGGCGGTCTGCCATTAGGTATAAAAGAGGTGGGAAAGCAGTTAGCGGAAAAGAAAGTCTCTGAAGGGAGTGAATGGGAACAACTTCTTGAATCAGTTGATTTCACTTCAACATTGAAGTTATTGGAACCATTTTATCATAAATTGGATCCTGAATTGGAGTCATGTTTCTTGTGTATGGCCTTCTTTAAGGAAAATGCAACTTTGAGGAAAGAAAAGTTGATGCAGATTTGGGTTGCAGGAGGAGCTGGTTCACAACCTGACTGTCGACATTCTTTAGATGGTTTAATCAATGAATCTGTTATTTCAGTCAAGGACAAGAGCACAGAGTATAGCTTGAATCCTCTGCTACATATGATATCCATCCAAAAGGCAGAGGAGAAACTAGGTTTTGAGATCCTAAGGAACAATGGAAATAATCGACCTTTTGAGAGTCCTCGTCATCATCGTGTTATCATTTGCAGCAGAGACAAGTTCAACTACTCCACGGATCACGATAAACGTCttgtttctctcttcttccatggaGGTGGCTACTTCGACACTAGTCCATCTTACTGGAACAGTTTTAAGAAGCTTAAGATTCTTGACTTGGAAGATTTTGGGTTGAAGAGTTTACCAGAAAGTATTGGCACATTGGTAAAACTAATATACTTGGGATTGAGAAATAATTACATAAAAGAGCTGCCACAGTCGTTGGGGTGCTTGAAAAAGCTTGAGGTTCTTGACATAGCTCAAAACTTTATGGTGGAGGTGCCGGATATTATATGGGAATTGCGTAGCCTTCGCCATCTCTACATCTCTGATCTGATTTTGATCTGA
- the LOC131017404 gene encoding putative disease resistance RPP13-like protein 2 isoform X2, producing MLEALLLSVIEKLEINHQRGMINEEVVIKDMKEILDIVKDKKLEEGRRLNFLVSDLVDVAGDALDLFKQRKIYFYYFESVLSWIGEIKQYLLKLGDDGAETETESNMRSSDNVDDKYVVGLDEDVEMLLRTRIIGREGYNSWTTLIKGMAGIGKTTLAREIYNHPTVIEHFERRAWVSNSTYFTMKELLIKLIQQVEDPQNLHTSSSLENMDNRSLRDMLSQHLQGTRYFIVLDDMPRQVHLKSFLEALSQEFNGSRLLFTSHMKHTNLTLEVEDVHEMKPLDSKESWQLFLKTINHGNKLTGEHKFPMYLEQRGKQMLTKCGGLPLGIKEVGKQLAEKKVSEGSEWEQLLESVDFTSTLKLLEPFYHKLDPELESCFLCMAFFKENATLRKEKLMQIWVAGGAGSQPDCRHSLDGLINESVISVKDKSTEYSLNPLLHMISIQKAEEKLGFEILRNNGNNRPFESPRHHRVIICSRDKFNYSTDHDKRLVSLFFHGGGYFDTSPSYWNSFKKLKILDLEDFGLKSLPESIGTLVKLIYLGLRNNYIKELPQSLGCLKKLEVLDIAQNFMVEVPDIIWELRSLRHLYISDLILI from the exons ATGTTAGAGGCCCTCCTCTTATCGGTGATAGAGAAGCTGGAAATCAATCATCAAAGGGGCATGATAAATGAGGAAGTCGTAATCAAAGATATGAAAGAGATTTTGGATATTGTGAAGGATAAGAAATTGGAAGAGGGGAGAAGGCTAAATTTTTTGGTATCTGACCTAGTCGACGTGGCCGGCGATGCCCTCGACCTTTTCAAGCAACGCAAAATCTATTTTTACTACTTTGAGTCCGTCCTTAGTTGGATCGGAGAGATCAAACAGTACTTGCTTAAACTGGGAGATGATGGAGCGGAGACGGAGACGGAGTCGAACATGAGATCGTCAGATAATGTTGATGACAAATATGTGGTGGGCTTGGATGAAGATGTGGAAATGCTGCTTCGCACAAGGATTATTGGTAGGGAAGGATACAACAGTTGGACTACTCTTATCAAAGGGATGGCTGGTATTGGAAAGACAACTCTTGCGAGAGAGATATACAACCATCCAACCGTCATTGAGCATTTCGAGCGTCGTGCTTGGGTATCTAATTCTACTTACTTCACTATGAAAGAGCTACTTATCAAACTAATACAACAGGTAGAAGATCCTCAGAATCTCCATACATCTTCCTCATTGGAGAATATGGACAATCGAAGCCTCCGAGATATGCTTTCTCAACACCTGCAAGGAACGCGATATTTTATAGTTCTCGATGACATGCCCAGACAAGTGCACTTGAAGTCTTTCTTGGAAGCTCTTTCACAAGAAT TCAATGGAAGTAGATTGCTGTTCACAAGTCACATGAAGCATACGAACTTAACTCTAGAAGTCGAAGATGTTCATGAGATGAAACCTTTGGATTCTAAAGAGAGCTGGCAATTGTTTTTGAAAACAATCAACCATGGCAATAAATTGACGGGTGAACACAAATTCCCAATGTACTTGGAGCAAAGAGGAAAACAAATGTTGACGAAATGCGGCGGTCTGCCATTAGGTATAAAAGAGGTGGGAAAGCAGTTAGCGGAAAAGAAAGTCTCTGAAGGGAGTGAATGGGAACAACTTCTTGAATCAGTTGATTTCACTTCAACATTGAAGTTATTGGAACCATTTTATCATAAATTGGATCCTGAATTGGAGTCATGTTTCTTGTGTATGGCCTTCTTTAAGGAAAATGCAACTTTGAGGAAAGAAAAGTTGATGCAGATTTGGGTTGCAGGAGGAGCTGGTTCACAACCTGACTGTCGACATTCTTTAGATGGTTTAATCAATGAATCTGTTATTTCAGTCAAGGACAAGAGCACAGAGTATAGCTTGAATCCTCTGCTACATATGATATCCATCCAAAAGGCAGAGGAGAAACTAGGTTTTGAGATCCTAAGGAACAATGGAAATAATCGACCTTTTGAGAGTCCTCGTCATCATCGTGTTATCATTTGCAGCAGAGACAAGTTCAACTACTCCACGGATCACGATAAACGTCttgtttctctcttcttccatggaGGTGGCTACTTCGACACTAGTCCATCTTACTGGAACAGTTTTAAGAAGCTTAAGATTCTTGACTTGGAAGATTTTGGGTTGAAGAGTTTACCAGAAAGTATTGGCACATTGGTAAAACTAATATACTTGGGATTGAGAAATAATTACATAAAAGAGCTGCCACAGTCGTTGGGGTGCTTGAAAAAGCTTGAGGTTCTTGACATAGCTCAAAACTTTATGGTGGAGGTGCCGGATATTATATGGGAATTGCGTAGCCTTCGCCATCTCTACATCTCTGATCTGATTTTGATCTGA